One Dasypus novemcinctus isolate mDasNov1 chromosome 27, mDasNov1.1.hap2, whole genome shotgun sequence genomic window, AAAGTCTATATACTGTTATGTTCCATAGAGAGAAATTTTGCGAGAATGTGAATCTCAATATAACAGATCTTCCTCTTTTGGCTTGCCTACTTGGCAATGATATAATCCCAGAAGGCATGTTTGAAAGTTTTCGGTACAAATGCTATACCTCTATAAGAGACAGCCTTGACAAAAAAGGTAGCCTTATCCTAGCTGTAGCAGATCATATATCTAAAGTTCTTCACTTGCATCAAGGTGAGAAAAAATTAGAGGAGATGTTACCTTTGGGACCAAACAAAGCTCTTTTTTATAAAGGAGTGGCATCATATCTTTAGCCAGGACAGAAATCTCCATGGTTTTTCCAGAAACTCAGAGGTACAATAACTTTGGACAAGCAAGTAGCATCCATGAGTTCAGACCCTGAATCCAAGCAAGTTCCCATGTGTACAGACCCTAATTCGAAGCAAGAAGTTCCCATGCATACTGATCCTAAATCCAAGCATGAAATTCCCACACGCACTTTCCCTAAATCTAAGCTAGAACTTCCTGTGCGTCCTAACATTAAATCCAAGATAGCTCTCATGCGTACTGACCCTAAATCCAGACTAGGACTTCCAATGCGTCCTAACATTAAATCCAAGATAGTTCCCATACGTATGGACTCTAAATCCAAGCATGAAGTTCCCATGCATTTGGACCCCGCGTCCAAGCGCGAAGTTCCTGTGCGTACAGACCCTGAATCCAAGCAAGATGTGCCCATGCATACAGAACCTGAATCTAAGCAAGACGTTCTCACATATACAGACCCTGCATCCAAGCATGAAGTTCACGTGTGTACAGACCCTGAATACAAGCAAGTTGTTCCCATATGTACAGACACTGAATACAAGCATGAAGTTCCCATGCATACAGATCCTGAAACCAAGCAAGAAGATTCCAGGTGTGTAGACCCTGAATCTGAGCAAGAAGTTCCCATGTGCACAGAGCCTGAATCCAAGCAAGAAGTATCCATGTGTACAGATCCTGACTCCAAACAAGAAGTTCCCATGTGCACAGACCCTGAATCCAAGCAAGAAGTAACCATGAGATCAGACCCTGAAGTTAAACAAAAATTACCCATAGATTCAGATCCTGAATCTAAGCTAGAAGCACTCATGCATATACACCCTGAAATTAAACAAGGTGAATCCATGAATGTGGAGCCTGAAACTAACCAAAGAGTAACCAAGAGTTCAGACCCTGAAATCCAGCAACAAGTAGTTATTTATTTAGCCCCTGAAATCAAGCAAGAAGTAACCATGATTTCAGACCCTGAAATCTTAAAGGTATTTAGATATGCTCACCCAAATTTAATATGTCATGATTGAGAATGTGTCAAATGATGGGTTTGtcagtgaatatttattgaacatattCAGTGAATATTGAATATATTCAGTGAATATTTATCTCTGCAGTGGCTAAGGACCACAAGAATGGGAATCTATGAGACTAATTAGGGGGTATGGCATAATTGCATGtgaaaattcaaaatagaaaCTCTATTTGATATTGTTAACATGAATATTACAGGTAAGAGTTCTAGGAATTAGGAGAGAGATCACTGTGGGTTAAGATAATTAGGGAAGGTATCGAAAGAGGTAGAACTGGAGCCAGACCTTAATGGGACCAAAAGTTGCTTTGAAAAGGCAGAGTCTTAGGGTATGGGAGAGCACTAAGGGTGTAAAGTTGGgaatctttttatctctttgaggAACATAACAATAGTCAGGCTGGGGCATGGGGtttaaggggagaaaaatttgaaaaggtAAGCTTTGCAGCTTACCTTTAATTACAGATTGGGAATTCGAATTTATCTGCAAGTAATATAGACTCTCAACAGAGCTTCAGAAGTAACATTAGATATTGAACTTGCAAACTAGGTAGCAGTTTGCCAAAAGGACAGGGTGGGGAAAGGATGCCAAACAGAGCTAACAGCAAAAATCTGGAGATAAGAGAGTATGCCTGAGGCATAGAGATAGTACCTGCCTTGACTTGGTATCCGTGAGCAAACCCAGTGCATGCTTAGTTACACATGAGCCATAATTCCCTACCGGCGTGTAAGGCAATCATTCTGGACCCTTTGGATTCTGGCTGAATCACAGTGGTTTTATAAGGATAAAAATGATGTATAATGCTAGAAAAGTAAACGGAAGCCTTAGAACGGGAGGCCTTGAAAGTTATGGTGAAGAATTTGAGGAGCCATTCAAATGTTTCAAGGAGGATGGTGACTGGCCCTCTCTTTCCAAGAAAATAATATGACACTAGTGCAAAGGATAGGTTGGAGTCAGGGAGAAAATGAGGCAGAGGTTTCAGTTAAGAGCGTTTAATAGTATAGGAGAAAAGCAATGAACACTTGATTAGTATGAGAGTATCAagtagaccaggggttcttaaccttttcttgttgcacggactcctttgccagtcaggtgaaaagcacagactccttactaagtccaccctatgctgtgtattatttaataaatatgccaTATcagcaccaacatgtccccacaagaatttttttttattcaagctCCTttaccccttgttaagaacccctgaagtAGACAAACTGATGAGCTACTGCAGAGGTAAATCTGGTAAGACTGATAGATGATTGGAGCAAGGAGGAGCGAGAGTCATAGAGATGAAGTTTGGAGGCTGGAagcccagaggaaaggaaacaaataCCAGCTTGCCATCATGAGTTCAAATGGCAATTATTCCATTTCTGAGTGCCTTAAGAAAAAACGCATAGGATACGGGGGtgggtattttttatttgaagGTTACTAGTTTGTTTTCAAGGAAACCTCAGTTGAACTGTATTTAAATTTTGAACAGATTGCTAAAGCACATCATGTCCAAGCTGAAAGCTATCTGGTGTACAATATTATGTGCAATGGAGAGATTGAGTGCAGCAACACCTTGGAAGATGAGCTCGATCAAGCTCTACTGAGCCAGGCCTTCATTTACCGTCCTGTTCGACAGTGTGTTTACTCACTCATTTTGGGAGAATGTAGAGGTACGAATTAGTCTCTCTCGGTAATGGTTCTACATGGAGTCGAAGCCAGAGAAGCTGGCCAGATGAAACAGTGCATTCTTCCAGGACCCCAAGACAATTAAAGGGGATTTGGTTCTCCATCAAATCTATAATTGAGAATACCATTCACATCTGTAAAAAATTAAGGATAAATGCCATGGGACGTTTATATATAATTAGCAAGCAGTTGATCAGTATTCATTAAATGGAGAGTGCATTGTTTCTATAAAATGTCATATTTTTAGGCTTTAAaagaatttgtgtttttaaaaaaagtaaggaTTCTTTCCTGCTATAGGAATGTAGGGTATGTTTATTATTAGAAGACAATGCGTACTTAGTCTCCCCTCAAAAtgtgattttcataaaataattttgcagAATCTAGtatatcatatttttaaacataaacaaaaaatgttttgtggaaaagaaaatactgctttatgtctttgaaattaagtttgtttttttacccATCTGTATTTCCATTGTGCGCTAGCAGTAAGAGTAGAGGAAGAATCCTCCATGACCAGAGCAGTGAAAAAGGAGAAGACCTTCAACACCAAGTATAAAGTTAATCAGCGCTCTATAACCTTCTACTAGAATAGTTTAGGGGGATAAGGAATATAGAAGAACACTGCATAATTAGAATGCAGGGATGCTTAATGCATTTACTTACCTCTTGGGTAAGGCCTAGCTCATGTCACAGACTGACTGGTACTTTATAGTCTGATCGGAGAATGCTTTGATAAGAAATGTGGTCTAACAAACTATTATCAGTACCAGAGGGAGAAacattcaaatcctggtgaaAGAACATCTGTGACCTGTTTGTGTAAACACCATTATTTCCAAACAtatcaatattaatattattctagaaagtaaatatttaaataatctaGAGGTGATAATAGAATCATCAGAATAAAATgttgtaattatttcttttttgaggtGTGGGGCATAGAGTATTCACTGAATTCCAGTTTTCATTAGCTTCAGCACTAACTATCATGTAGTACTTTCTCCCATATGTACTGCAAGAGGTCAAACACTTATGTGATCAATGGACAACATAAGAAATATgtttaagatgatttttaaaaaccaacaaaaacagaagcaaaagAACCTATGTAATAAACTTTGAGGCCAAATAttgtgtaaattttttttctttttcttttgtggctctgTGCCCATTCCTTATTTGTTAACTTGAATGGTGGCAAATTTACactaatgaattaaaaatatatatcttcaaCATGAAAATTTTTTCACATTATACAATCGTATTGACCTGGAATTGTTTTAGAGTATgtcattaaatgagataaagatatataaatttttatagtttatttttcaatttcatattttgttcattcatttctaGCCATATAGATACCTTTATTATATCACTACATAAACAGTAAAAACTATTCAAATTGAGCTCACCTTCACAGTTgatctttgttttccttcattcttaatattttgaagttttacAATATTagtattaaattttattatgaaaataaaatgctgcTTTTACTGTTTTATTTACAATGTTAGTAATGAAACTTATTCTGTGTTACTTGCTTGGCCTAGTTTATTCCATGTGCATTAAATAGTTGTTAATTGTAGTGTTCGATAAATATCAAGTGTTAATAGAGTTATTCAAGTCTTAtgtccttactgattttctgtctactttCCTTAGTTCCTGAGAGAAGAGTGTTGAAATCTCCAGATGttattgtggatttgtctatttcttccttcaattctatcagtttttgcttcaggtattttgaagctctgttattaggtgcatatacattgaGGATTGTTATGTTTCTGAATGAACTGACCTTTGTAACCTTATacaatttccctctttttatctgGTAATACTCTGTGTTCCAAAGTTGGTTATGTCTGATATTAATGCATGCATTCTACTTTTCTCAAGATTAATGTTTGCATGGTGTATCTATTTCCTATCCTTTTACTTTAAACTGTTTCTTTATAAGTTCATCTCTTTTAAACAGCATATCTCTTCTTTTGATTGGACAATCAACCCTTTTGATTGTCAATctttcttttgattggactgtctatatcatttacatttaatataattattgacaTGGTTgggttttggtcttttttttttcttatatttttccttattttccccttttctgactttattttgaattagttgaatattttttaaaaatattttgttttatctccCTTACTAGGTGATTTCAAttagctatttatttttaatgcttgcAGCATTTACAATGTGCATTTTTAACTTACTGAAATTTGCTTTCAAATAATATTGCCACATATAATGGTAATATAAAAAAACCTTACAACAGTGTACTTTGATTCTCTCCTCActtttgctgttgtctatgtttcctgtatttttaaaaactatttattgTGAAACAATTAGACTCCCAGGGGGTTGCAAAAATAGTGCATGGAGTCCTATGTACACTTTACCTAGCTTGCCCCAAAGGTGGCATCTTATATAACTGCAATATTATATCAAAATCAGGACACTGATATTGGTACAATACTGTTAAGTAGACTACAGACCTTATTcacttttcaccatttttatatgcatttgtgtgtgtacatgtgcatgtgtgtgtgtgtagttctttgcaattttattgtatgtatggATTCACGTACCACCACTGCAATCACAATACAGAACTCTTTGGTTATCACAGAGGAAATTCCTCATACTACCCTTTTGTACttgcctccctctccctgccatccctattccctggcaaccactaacctGTTTTCCATATTTATACTTTCGCAATTTCAAGgttgttatataaatggaagcatatcaTTTGTAACACATGTTTTAAGCTccataaaacattgtttttaatgttactttacaTAAACTTTCTGTGAAGGGCCAGATGATAGTCTCTGTTGCTACTACTCAATCTGCTCCTTTAGTGCAAAAGTGGCCATAGACAATACAAAGATAAATCAGTgtggctgtattccaataaaactttatgtaaTTTTCCCATACCATGAAATTGGAGTTTTATATAATCTTCCTGCATCACAAAatattatgattttgattttttttcaaccatttaaaaatgtgaaaaccattTTTAGCTTACAAGCTCTACTAAAATAAGAGGCAAGCTGAATTTggcctatggactatagtttgccaacccctgctttaaacaattatctttttaagaaaTGTGGTGTGGGTGTTAATTTTGAGTTTTTTCCTAATGAAAAtcttatttcacatttatttcaGAAGTTCCGTATGGATATGATAGTTTTGTGGGGGGTTTTTTCTTCCCAGTGCTTTAAAGATGTCATTATATTGTCTCCTGGCTTTTATTGTTAATTATAAGATGGCAGCAGTCATTCTTATTGTTGTTGCCTTTatgtaatgtttcttttttttctctgttttcaagattttattttcttaatcacgtttttttttagcaatttgattAAGATATACTTTGGAGTGGTGTATGttgtatttatcctgcttggggtTCTTGAGAGTCTTGGATCTGTGGTTTATATTTCCtgtcaaatttgaaaaaaaaggaggcattatttcatcaaatatttgctTCTGCTTCAACCTCTTTCATATCTCTGTCTGGGCCTCTAATTACTTATATATGTTATGTGttagattgaattatataccctAATTTAGACATGTCCTTAATATTAATCCACAtccctgtggttgtgaacccattgtaaataggaccttttgaagatattatttttaggtaAGCTGTATCCAGCTAAACCAGGGTGGGTCTTCAACCACATTACTGGTGGTCTTAtaagagaaggccccagggagaagccAGTCAGCAGGAacccttaagaggaaagagaggaCATCGCCACATGACAgggaagccaaggaacccaagaattGCTCGCCAGCCGGAACActaccaaccctgggaggaagcaagcctttaaGCCTCTGAAACCGTAAGACAATACATTCCCATGgtttaagcaaacccattgtgtggtatttgttatggTAGCCTGGCAATCAAAGACATGGTATGTGACTTCTTAATGTCCCTCAGGTCATAGAGGCTTTCCTGTTAagactctttttttctctgtgctttGATATGAATAGGTTTTATTGCCTTGATTTCAagttcaccaatttcttcttccaCAATGTCTAATCTGCTATTAACCCTGTCCAGTGAAGTTgtcatttcagatattgtatttttcaccagtttttttctttcatgtctctttcctgtcttcatgtttttctttaaatccttAAGTATATTCAAAACATAATAGCTCTGTAAAGTCCTTATCTCCTAATTCTATCATCTCTGTCATTTTTGGGTCTATGTCTGTTTATTGACTTCTCTCCTCTAATGTATccagacatttttggttattcttaTGTGTAATATTTTTGTGTTATATACTAAAACATTTTGGATGCAATAAAGAGCATTGGGATTTGTTCTGTAAAGCAGTTAATTTACCTTATCCTTTTGGGGTTTGTTTTACAGCATTAGTAGGGCCAGTCTATAGTAACCATTACCTTAGACCTAGAGaggccctattttttttttttaagatttattttatttatttatcccaccaccaccccttgccatttgcttgctgtctgcgctctgtatcctttcactgtgcattcttccgtgtttgcttgtctccctttgttgtatcatcttgctgcactagctctcctCAGGTGCAgcccatcagctctccacaggcgcaggctagcttgccttcacaaggaggccctgggaagtgaacccagggtttcccatatggtagacaggagcccagtcattTGAGCCgcacctgcttcccaagagaCCCTACTTCTAATACATGAGCTATCAACTGAGTGCTCAGGGTGTTTGACAAGGTTTCTTACTTTGGCTGGTGGGAAATCCAATGTCTTCAAGCCCTGTGCAAGCACCATTAGTTGTTCAGCTCATGGCTTCCAGAAGTTATTCTTTGCCTGACCTCACTGAGTCTTGCCCTATGCATGTATAACTTATTATTCATCCAACATCT contains:
- the LOC131276293 gene encoding LOW QUALITY PROTEIN: constitutive coactivator of peroxisome proliferator-activated receptor gamma-like (The sequence of the model RefSeq protein was modified relative to this genomic sequence to represent the inferred CDS: substituted 1 base at 1 genomic stop codon) → MIRELILSRSSVMGVRGFQGFVGSTCPHICTVVNFKELAEQHRSKYPGCTPTIVVDAMCCLRYWYTPESWICGGQWQEYYSALRDFVKTFTAVGIKLIFFFDGLVEQDKRDEWVKRRLKNSREISRIFHYIKSHREQPGRNMFFIPSGLAIFTRFALKTLGQKTLCTLQEVDYEVASYGFQNNRLGILGEDTDYLIYDTCPYFSISELCLESLYTVMFHREKFCENVNLNITDLPLLACLLGNDIIPEGMFESFRYKCYTSIRDSLDKKGSLILAVADHISKVLHLHQGEKKLEEMLPLGPNKALFYKGVASYLXPGQKSPWFFQKLRGTITLDKQVASMSSDPESKQVPMCTDPNSKQEVPMHTDPKSKHEIPTRTFPKSKLELPIVPIRMDSKSKHEVPMHLDPASKREVPVRTDPESKQDVPMHTEPESKQDVLTYTDPASKHEVHVCTDPEYKQVVPICTDTEYKHEVPMHTDPETKQEDSRCVDPESEQEVPMCTEPESKQEVSMCTDPDSKQEVPMCTDPESKQEVTMRSDPEVKQKLPIDSDPESKLEALMHIHPEIKQGESMNVEPETNQRVTKSSDPEIQQQVVIYLAPEIKQEVTMISDPEILKIAKAHHVQAESYLVYNIMCNGEIECSNTLEDELDQALLSQAFIYRPVRQCVYSLILGECREASSTCAAVKEWFVYSGNPLKRPDLVKPLQMNITDNLTE